The following proteins come from a genomic window of Pocillopora verrucosa isolate sample1 chromosome 6, ASM3666991v2, whole genome shotgun sequence:
- the LOC131770463 gene encoding uncharacterized protein → MGKSSSKETQQEKRRAVEKEARRLENKRKQFEKEGKERIEKEKLQEEESCKEELRQQQQKEREEEKKRRKEDEQKILELDAELCRLRYQLETYQFGDKIKLDSFLGLEIDDVTQLRIGVFGPAGSGKSCFINTVERAIRKTNKGSVPDQSAGCEGTIILQDYLPELFFHLVDTRGFFDYNSNDIIEFRNVLSGKIQPGDTLVRPQEGQVTKQEMHRCPDFSQRLHGAIIVVKGNDPRLNEGAFRDYWNPFRSILRESGIAPITVVTHCDKLKKEEEREEALEAAYKATNSSPSHTFLTWNYTKDNTERNLEIERMIFDILHYALITAEKAVKQMKHRERNEREDEMMKALEGTSVSGQVAPDSPDALVEVFLRFLQKEYRWNTTNIVRISNQLAKENITTVNLLAKSWSHVQHHFPIAMRRMIEKELREREMLT, encoded by the exons ATGGGG AAAAGTTCTAGCAAGGAGACTCAACAAGAAAAGCGAAGAGCAGTGGAGAAAGAGGCAAGACGGCTGGAGAATAAACGAAAGCAATTTGAAAAAGAAGGGAAGGAGcgtatagaaaaagaaaagctacaGGAGGAAGAGAGTTGTAAAGAGGAACTCAGGCAACAgcaacaaaaggaaagagaggaagaaaaaaagagaagaaaagaggATGAACAGAAAATATTAGAATTGGACGCCGAACTTTGCCGACTTCGGTATCAGTTGGAAACTTACCAATTTGGTGACAAGATAAAACTAGATAGTTTCCTAGGACTGGAAATTGATGATGTAACCCAGCTCAGGATCGGTGTTTTTGGCCCCGCCGGTTCAGGCAAGAGTTGCTTTATCAACACAGTTGAACGAGCgataaggaaaacaaacaaggGTTCCGTCCCAGATCAGTCCGCAGGATGTGAGGGGACCATTATACTCCAGGACTACCTGCCAGAGCTATTCTTTCACTTGGTAGACACCCGGGGTTTCTTCGATTACAACTCTAATGATATCATCGAGTTTCGAAATGTCCTGAGCGGGAAAATTCAGCCTGGTGATACCCTTGTTCGCCCTCAAGAAGGCCAGGTAACCAAACAAGAAATGCATCGATGCCCAGACTTTTCACAGAGACTGCATGGCGCCATCATTGTTGTGAAAGGCAACGATCCAAGACTGAACGAAGGGGCTTTCAGGGACTACTGGAACCCATTTCGAAGTATCCTGCGTGAAAGTG GTATTGCACCCATCACTGTGGTTACTCACTGcgacaaactgaaaaaagaggaaGAGAGGGAGGAGGCTCTGGAGGCAGCATATAAAGCTACCAATAGCTCGCCAAGTCATACATTCTTGACGTGGAACTACACAAAAGACAATACTGAACGAAACCTGGAAATAGAGCGCATGATATTCGACATCTTGCACTATGCTCTAATTACCGCAGAAAAAGCTGTGAAGCAAATGAAGCATCGGGAGAGAAACGAAAGAGAAGATGAGATGATGAAGGCACTGGAAGGCACGTCAGTCAGTGGACAAGTGGCACCTGACTCTCCCGACG CTTTAGTAGAAGTGTTCCTGCGTTTTCTTCAGAAGGAATACAGATGGAACACAACTAACATTGTAAGGATATCGAACCAGTTAGCCAAAGAGAACATAACAACTGTAAATTTGCTTGCAAAGTCTTGGAGTCATGTCCAACACCACTTTCCCATCGCCATGCGCAGAATGATAGAGAAAGAGCTGAGAGAACGAGAGATGTTAACTTGA
- the LOC131770500 gene encoding uncharacterized protein, which produces MGSGSSQETHYTYVDNSETKRREAEEKEKRRLENERKQRENEEKIRIKKEKEEEERRRREQLKEQRQKEMEEEEARRRAEEQKLLELEAELCRRRDQLFSYKFGDKTRLDNFMGLNIDDVTQLRIGVFGPTGSGKSCFINTCERTVRQTEKGSAPDSTTGLEGTITLQDYLPEMFFRLVDTRGFFNYNSNENVEFQNILFGKIQPGDNIVRPDNDEDNTQELHQCPAFGQRLHGIIIVVMANDPRLTEGALRDYLKPVRDVLRKNGIAPITVITHKDKLKTEDDEKDAFDEASAATGSSPSHTFFMWNYTKENKERNPEIEQMTFEILHYALMTAERAVKIMKQKEKNKREDEMMKALEGVTISGQVAPDSVDTSVEVFLRFLQKEYQWSTNSIMTASSKLAKDDITSVKLLAMSWSEVRQHFPAGMSRMIEKELRKRGMIS; this is translated from the exons AGTGGTTCTAGTCAAGAGACTCATTACACGTATGTGGATAACTCAGAAACAAAAAGGCGTGAAGCagaggagaaagagaaaagacGTCTGGAGAATGAACGAAAACAACGCgagaacgaagaaaaaattcgtataaagaaagagaaggaagaagaagagaggAGACGAAGGGAGCAACTCAAGGAACAGCGGcagaaagaaatggaagaagaagaagccAGAAGACGAGcagaagaacaaaaacttttggAACTGGAGGCCGAACTTTGCCGACGGCGAGATCAGTTGTTCAGTTACAAGTTTGGAGACAAGACCAGGCTTGACAATTTTATGGGGCTAAACATTGATGATGTAACCCAGCTTAGGATCGGTGTGTTTGGCCCCACGGGATCAGGGAAGAGTTGCTTCATCAACACGTGTGAACGGACAGTAAGGCAAACAGAAAAAGGATCCGCCCCGGACAGCACAACAGGACTAGAGGGAACCATCACACTCCAGGACTACCTGCCAGAGATGTTCTTCCGCTTGGTAGACACCAGGGGCTTCTTCAATTACAACTCTAACGAGAACGTCGAGTTTCAGAATATCCTGTTCGGGAAAATTCAGCCTGGAGATAACATCGTTCGCCCTGACAATGATGAAGACAACACACAGGAGTTGCATCAATGCCCAGCATTTGGACAAAGACTGCATGGAATCATTATTGTCGTGATGGCTAACGACCCGAGGCTCACTGAAGGGGCTTTGAGGGACTACCTGAAACCAGTTCGAGATGTCCTAAGAAAAAACG gAATCGCCCCAATAACTGTTATAACTCATAAGGACAAACTGAAAACTGAAGACGATGAGAAGGACGCTTTTGACGAGGCATCAGCTGCTACCGGTAGCTCTCCTAGCCACACTTTCTTCATGTGGAACTacaccaaagaaaacaaagaacgTAACCCTGAGATAGAGCAGATGACATTTGAAATCTTGCACTATGCTTTGATGACCGCTGAACGGGCTGTCAAGATCATgaagcaaaaagagaaaaacaaaagagaggaTGAGATGATGAAAGCTCTCGAGGGAGTTACTATCAGTGGACAAGTGGCACCTGATTCCGTTGATA CTTCAGTGGAGGTGTTTTTGCGTTTCCTCCAGAAGGAATATCAGTGGTCGACAAACAGCATCATGACGGCTTCGAGCAAGTTGGCCAAAGATGACATAACAAGTGTTAAGTTATTAGCCATGAGCTGGAGTGAAGTTCGTCAGCACTTTCCAGCCGGGATGAGTAGAATGATCGAGAAGGAGCTCAGGAAACGAGGCATGATCTCATAA